Proteins from a genomic interval of Helicoverpa zea isolate HzStark_Cry1AcR chromosome 13, ilHelZeax1.1, whole genome shotgun sequence:
- the LOC124635607 gene encoding uncharacterized protein LOC124635607: protein MEKKVWMLLSIFFATAAADFTTNCPEECKCVWASGNKQADCSHSHLDAIPRNLSSEIQNLDLTGNELYEVTRHAFQDVGLINLKKLILKECKLITIQRSGLSGLAIMIELDLSKNDLKTLHADTFKETAKIRWILLNDNRIEKLEDGLFNNLPFLQKVDLSNNRIVQVGMKTFMNVPKLNILRLDGNKLEYLKIDTLSALTSLSNLDVHDNPWRCDCYLQPFRNWVISKNFYTSPISCVEPPKVNGRLWKDLDSKDFACKPSIVYPSVSTTIRTSDTNITLSCLVNGNPSPEVNWVLNAQIIDSEYRFQGERKYYIKQESTENAKWVNLTIVDLGSTDNGDYLCVAKNAGGVEERSLTLAVAHTFPESGVVPQGMDNNMMPVLIGVSCTAAILLIILVILCYCCCRRRGSDKKKAENSNGEALIEGSVIPEMEKSLITAVNPVTKPPRRYDVPPSITSGATEMSELNKTLLDNDSVFAHNEDEKRSLDFDQPSKRSQDALNVEYGRTDGRAYPPDLLSFPPRAAQISPAASNASTVPDTTRLPPQLNPISPIHSPIYGMTNQNLFRTLPYSRSQSPFTAPITPPVVTPRQGYVTIPRRPRVPSWSSTASTNILPSSEAQEPLYDNLGLRTTADGSSVLSLNKTGLEPQFSPMRNRPLPATPTLYPNLHPVYYAPIEEQEPAPSPVPQQANRNSISSQLSHQLSTPGPQEPVNPRMSWTAKNTSTPQPEPRKVLFSDNKSDAQSQVSDSSTLSRRGKPETGSLRRIPRVDSKEEPTSPSKDEAKKNETSLNQSGTLGRSGKIPPRPPPKPKKKPSTEVNPNEPLFEDEGEDGTEV, encoded by the exons ATGGAGAAGAAAGTTTGGATGCTATTAAGCATCTTCTTCGCCACAGCAGCAGCAGACTTCACTACCAACTGCCCAGAAGAATGCAAATGCGTTTGGGCAAGCGGGAACAAACAGGCAGACTGCTCACATTCACATCTAGATGCTATTCCCAGAAACCTCAGCTCTGAGATACAAAACCTCGACCTTACAGGAAATGAGCTGTACGAGGTGACAAGACACGCCTTCCAAGATGTCGGCCTAATTAACTTAAAGAAGCTCATCCTAAAAGAGTGTAAACTAATAACCATCCAGAGAAGCGGTCTAAGTGGACTCGCTATCATGATAGAACTCGATCTATCAAAGAATGACTTGAAGACTTTACATGCTGACACATTCAAGGAGACTGCTAAAATAAGATGGATCCTACTAAATGACAATCGTATAGAAAAGTTGGAAGACGGGCTCTTCAACAATTTACCGTTCCTACAGAAAGTAGATTTAAGCAACAACAGAATTGTACAAGTTGGAATGAAGACGTTCATGAACGTGCccaaattaaatattcttagGTTGGATGGTAATAAATTGGAATATCTTAAAATTGATACATTGAGTGCACTGACATCGTTATCAAACTTAGACGTTCACGACAACCCGTGGCGATGCGACTGCTACCTACAACCCTTTAGAAATTGGGTTATCAGCAAAAACTTCTACACATCCCCCATATCTTGTGTAGAGCCTCCTAAAGTGAATGGAAGACTCTGGAAAGACCTAGACTCCAAAGATTTTGCTTGCAAACCCAGCATCGTATACCCTTCCGTTAGCACAACTATCCGAACATCAGATACTAACATAACTCTCTCATGTCTAGTCAACGGTAACCCCTCGCCTGAAGTAAACTGGGTACTCAACGCACAAATCATAGACAGTGAATATAGATTCCAAGGAGAACGCAAGTACTACATCAAACAGGAAAGTACAGAGAATGCTAAATGGGTCAACCTAACTATTGTAGATCTTGGTAGCACTGACAATGGAGATTATTTATGTGTCGCTAAAAATGCCGGTGGTGTTGAAGAAAGAAGTCTCACTTTAGCTGTAGCACATACCTTTCCTGAAAGTGGAGTGGTTCCCCAAGGAATGGACAATAACATGATGCCAGTGCTTATTGGCGTGTCTTGCACCGCAGCAATCTTGTTGATAATTCTGGTGATTCTCTGCTACTGCTGCTGTAGACGTCGAGGTTCCGACAAGAAGAAAGCTGAGAATTCTAATGGAGAAGCGTTGATTGAGGGGTCTGTGATTCCTGAGATGGAGAAGAGCTTAATTACTGCTGTAAACCCAGTGACCAAGCCGCCGAGACGATACGACGTACCTCCATCGATCACCAGCGGAGCGACCGAGATGTCTGAACTTAACAAAACATTGCTGGACAATGATTCTGTTTTTg CCCACAACGAAGACGAGAAACGCTCGCTAGACTTCGACCAGCCATCCAAACGGTCGCAGGATGCTCTCAATGTAGAATACGGTCGCACCGATGGTCGAGCCTACCCTCCGGATCTTCTCTCGTTCCCTCCCAGAGCTGCGCAGATATCACCAGCAGCCAGCAACGCTTCGACTGTTCCTGACACTACAAGGCTACCACCACAGCTTAACCCAATCAGTCCAATACACTCACCAATTTACGGCATGACCAACCAAAACCTCTTCAGAACTTTGCCTTATTCCCGTTCTCAGTCTCCATTCACAGCGCCCATTACTCCTCCCGTCGTAACTCCTCGGCAAGGATATGTGACAATCCCGAGAAGACCCAGAGTCCCTAGCTGGTCTAGTACAGCGAGCACAAATATCTTGCCAAGTTCTGAAGCTCAAGAACCCTTGTATGATAATCTAGGGCTTAGGACTACGGCCGATGGTAGTTCGGTGTTGTCATTAAACAAAACTGGCTTAGAACCCCAATTCTCGCCAATGAGGAACAGACCCTTGCCAGCTACACCGACGCTCTACCCAAACTTGCATCCAGTATATTACGCACCTATTGAAGAACAAGAGCCAGCTCCTTCACCAGTCCCACAGCAAGCAAATAGAAACAGTATCAGCTCTCAGCTGTCACACCAGCTCTCCACTCCAGGGCCCCAGGAACCAGTGAACCCGAGAATGAGCTGGACAGCTAAGAATACGTCGACCCCACAACCTGAGCCCAGGAAAGTACTGTTCAGTGACAATAAAAGCGATGCGCAATCCCAAGTGTCAGATAGTAGTACCCTCAGTCGAAGAGGCAAGCCAGAGACTGGATCGCTCAGAAGGATTCCAAGGGTAGATAGCAAGGAGGAGCCGACTTCGCCATCGAAAGACGAAGCAAAGAAGAACGAAACTTCGTTGAACCAGTCGGGGACTTTGGGCAGGAGTGGAAAGATCCCTCCACGACCACCGCCGAAGCCGAAGAAAAAGCCGAGTACAGAAGTGAACCCCAACGAACCGCTGTTTGAGGACGAAGGAGAGGACGGTACGGAAGTGTAA
- the LOC124636072 gene encoding uncharacterized protein LOC124636072 has translation MPVTRSQGRAAQAWIIDARPGRPTPPIVHDQPPFSPTTTEGSEQPPPPPRGGEDLPCPAAVRGSEAPPCPPAPRGGEDRPRPPTPRGGEERPAPSSLMQTEASSSLRPPGTSAEEYSSGGTLKACDKTYNRAVPLTTRVDARTELKAPSHRSTASNRKIRNAREDLLKIKLELAQIALQRAEEESDDDYMDDRNSNEEYIRSWLEEAPEPDPQDAAAEGGHRLPGTLDLPEPPPSAVIVNPVLRGISTAPGRDAAAEGGHRLPGTLDKPEPPPSKTIDTEALSSMKKPVEDTAGGEGLRPFITELTSAIASLAGNRSEEKPVYHNPAASKVIMTLPNFSGLHTEWLSFRAIYETTRPYFNDVENTARLRRSLRGRALDTVSSELIGNARPDDIMKELELQFGRPDSIAQAETDRLRGLPRCGEAPKDICTFASRVRSGIVTLRALKKEHYLMNAELMRILTEKLPNSLRVQWYKTYTEKYQSTPDLGLFSDFITEQARYCSAFAPPENISEATGLRRVTQRTHTTIDKKPASKCRICEMDGHRSLDCHKFVKASADKKWELAKQHNLCFRCLRHRQHGHRCQKKRCGIEGCTASHHHLLHYKKKASTTEVAQEAQEIVASSRNHTNQAFLKIVPVQLSGPAGEVRTYALLDDGSTVSLIDEELADMIGAEGPVEPMKIGAISDVTIDTPTSKRVDLTLSTCHRKKIPFRARTIPRLHLSPQSISKDDIADCKHLFDLADQLTYNAGTPKIIIGQDNWHLLLATDIRRGPQHQPIASLTPLGWVLHGARTRILGQQVHYVNQLNSAEESIDKQLREYFALESLIINPCRPASDPEKRAEDILQRSIVQLEDGRLQTALLWRSDEIQMPDSYATAMNRLVSIEKKLDKNPALKTRYMAQMDSLIEKGYAEKAPLERTPGRTWYLPHFDVFNPMKPEKLRIVHDAAAKTRGMSLNDYLLTGPDLLQSLPGVMMRFRRHRVAVSGDITEMFMQVKVKPEDRDALRYLWRGERREGAPEEYRMTSIIFGAASSPCTAIFAKNWNAKRHANEHPEAVEAIVKNHYMDDYLDSFRSIEEATHTIKIVQEIHSKARFDLTKWVSNSEEVLRELVPGQETTQIVNLGNIENTEKVLGVIWKPHTDELSFNLKLARLPTGLLDKETPTKREALKIVMSLYDPLGLASPITIRAKQILQEAWRRGVDWDQPLDEELSSQWRAWISHLEQLKNVNIPRCYPGYSEATEIQVHVFTDASEKAYATAVYWRSTTRDNNVHVSLVMAKAKVAPLKLLSIPRLELQAAVMGTRVAAAVIYEHNVKPASVTYWSDSRTVLTWIRKGARSYKPFVAHRLAAIEENSRVEEWRWVPTKSNIADAATRDVPTHFHTDHEWYCGPKFLYDDPSTWPTESPADSQPTGEEKTVTLIQAGATNLIDVVPDPARFSRWERLLRATARVLQFISLCRKQHTEKTFYKRTRKNKENDPDWSRAVRAPRAPAEAARAQIYTRKFIILDATYIQRAEKLLVRVVQQEAFKQEIASLESNKTVASSSRLYPLRIELNDGVIVLRSRIAAVDKVAKSVKSPPVLDGDHRITQLYIDWTHRSLQHSGTELVVNEVRQHYWIVRLRPTVKQVIARCLHCRIRRARAPTPATGDHPKTRLAHHRRPFTYTGLDYFGPLSVTVGRQHHKRYVALFTCLTTRAVHLEIAHSLSADSAVLALRRFAARRGCPTEIYSDNGTNMHGADRELREACQEEASRRGIAWRFITPSAPFMGGAWERLVRCVKTALGATLHERHPREEVLATLLCEVEYVVNSRPLTHVSVSGDDDESITPNHFLLGGSARLPSPGTFDERDIDSKKHWRRAQILADMFWRRWVREYLPELQYRREPHARGPALQLGDPVLIADGNLPRNTWPRGRVVAVYPGADGEVRTADVRTAGGILKRPTKKLVPLPK, from the coding sequence ATGCCTGTGACAAGATCGCAAGGAAGAGCCGCTCAAGCCTGGATCATCGACGCCAGACCGGGCCGCCCCACACCCCCCATCGTGCACGACCAGCCGCCGTTCTCTCCAACCACCACCGAGGGGAGTGAGCAGCCCCCCCCTCCCCCGAGGGGGGGTGAAGACCTACCCTGCCCCGCAGCTGTGAGGGGAAGTGAGGCGCCGCCCTGCCCCCCTGCCCCGCGGGGGGGTGAAGACCGACCGCGCCCCCCTACCCCGCGAGGGGGTGAAGAGCGACCAGCGCCGTCGTCGTTGATGCAGACTGAAGCGTCGTCATCACTGAGGCCGCCTGGAACCAGTGCTGAAGAATATAGTTCAGGAGGAACACTGAAGGCTTGCGACAAGACATACAACCGAGCTGTACCGTTGACTACCCGGGTTGACGCCCGTACCGAACTTAAGGCACCGTCGCACAGATCGACGGCATCAAATAGAAAAATTAGAAATGCGCGTGAAGACTTATTGAAGATTAAGTTGGAGCTAGCGCAAATAGCACTTCAGAGGGCCGAGGAAGAATCGGACGACGATTATATGGACGATAGAAATTCCAATGAAGAGTACATCCGTTCCTGGTTGGAGGAAGCTCCGGAACCAGACCCGCAGGACGCCGCCGCTGAGGGAGGACATAGACTACCAGGTACCCTGGACCTGCCCGAGCCCCCCCCCTCCGCGGTTATAGTGAATCCGGTCCTGCGTGGAATAAGTACTGCTCCTGGAAGAGACGCCGCCGCCGAGGGAGGACATAGACTGCCGGGTACCCTGGACAAACCAGAGCCCCCCCCCTCGAAGACCATCGATACTGAAGCCCTTTCATCAATGAAGAAACCAGTTGAAGATACCGCAGGGGGTGAAGGGCTCCGTCCGTTTATCACGGAACTCACCTCCGCCATCGCATCGCTAGCCGGCAATAGAAGCGAAGAGAAACCGGTGTACCACAACCCTGCTGCATCGAAAGTCATCATGACGCTGCCGAACTTTAGTGGATTGCATACAGAATGGCTATCGTTCCGCGCCATCTATGAGACAACGCGACCATATTTCAACGATGTGGAAAATACGGCGAGGCTGAGAAGAAGCCTGCGAGGAAGAGCGCTTGATACAGTTAGTTCCGAGCTCATCGGCAACGCCAGGCCGGATGACATCATGAAGGAGTTGGAGCTTCAGTTTGGCCGCCCCGACTCAATAGCGCAAGCGGAGACAGACAGACTGCGCGGGCTGCCACGCTGCGGAGAAGCACCGAAGGACATCTGCACTTTCGCCAGCCGTGTACGAAGTGGCATCGTCACACTGCGAGCGCTGAAAAAGGAACACTACCTCATGAACGCCGAGCTTATGCGCATCCTCACAGAGAAGCTGCCGAACTCGCTACGTGTACAGTGGTACAAGACATATACTGAGAAGTACCAGTCAACGCCGGACTTGGGTCTCTTCAGCGACTTCATCACCGAACAAGCTCGCTACTGCAGCGCGTTTGCACCGCCTGAAAACATCAGTGAAGCTACTGGACTTAGACGTGTGACGCAGAGAACACACACCACTATAGACAAGAAGCCCGCATCGAAGTGCCGCATCTGCGAGATGGATGGACACCGATCGCTAGACTGCCACAAGTTCGTGAAGGCTTCTGCGGACAAGAAGTGGGAACTTGCCAAGCAGCACAACCTGTGCTTCCGCTGCCTGCGCCATCGTCAGCACGGACACAGATGTCAGAAGAAGAGATGTGGAATCGAGGGCTGCACAGCATCACACCATCATCTGCTTCACTACAAGAAGAAGGCGAGCACTACTGAAGTCGCACAAGAAGCGCAAGAAATAGTCGCAAGTTCACGCAACCACACAAATCAAGCGTTCCTGAAAATCGTTCCGGTGCAACTGTCCGGACCGGCGGGAGAAGTGCGCACCTACGCACTGCTGGATGACGGCTCAACCGTGTCACTGATTGACGAAGAGCTAGCAGACATGATCGGTGCAGAGGGACCAGTCGAGCCGATGAAGATAGGCGCCATCAGCGACGTGACTATCGACACGCCCACGTCGAAGAGAGTTGACCTCACGCTATCGACCTGCCATAGGAAGAAGATACCCTTCAGGGCGCGCACCATACCACGCCTGCACCTGTCGCCGCAGTCAATCAGCAAGGATGACATCGCTGACTGCAAGCACCTGTTTGACCTGGCAGATCAGCTAACGTACAACGCAGGGACGCCGAAGATTATCATCGGGCAAGACAACTGGCATCTGCTCCTAGCAACAGACATCAGAAGAGGGCCCCAGCATCAGCCGATAGCATCGTTAACTCCCTTGGGCTGGGTGCTGCACGGTGCCCGCACTAGGATTCTGGGACAGCAGGTGCACTACGTCAATCAGCTGAACAGCGCCGAGGAAAGCATAGACAAGCAACTTCGTGAATACTTCGCACTCGAGTCACTCATCATCAACCCGTGCCGACCAGCTTCTGACCCGGAGAAGAGAGCGGAAGATATATTACAACGCAGTATAGTACAGCTGGAAGATGGACGTCTTCAGACTGCGTTGCTATGGAGGAGTGACGAGATACAGATGCCGGACAGCTACGCGACTGCGATGAATAGACTCGTATCAATAGAGAAAAAACTCGACAAGAATCCTGCTCTGAAGACTAGATATATGGCGCAGATGGATTCACTAATAGAAAAGGGCTACGCAGAGAAAGCGCCCCTTGAACGTACACCGGGAAGAACGTGGTACCTGCCGCACTTCGACGTCTTCAACCCTATGAAACCGGAGAAGCTTCGTATAGTTCACGACGCAGCAGCGAAGACAAGAGGGATGTCACTGAACGACTACCTGCTCACGGGTCCGGACTTGCTGCAGTCACTGCCCGGCGTGATGATGCGATTCCGACGTCACCGCGTCGCCGTCTCCGGAGATATCACTGAAATGTTTATGCAGGTGAAAGTAAAGCCAGAAGACAGAGACGCTCTCCGATATCTGTGGCGAGGAGAGCGGCGGGAGGGGGCGCCGGAAGAGTACCGAATGACGTCAATAATATTCGGCGCAGCAAGTTCACCGTGTACAGCAATATTCGCTAAGAACTGGAATGCTAAACGCCATGCGAACGAACATCCAGAAGCAGTAGAAGCAATAGTCAAGAATCATTACATGGACGATTACCTGGATAGCTTCAGAAGTATAGAAGAGGCGACGCACACAATCAAGATAGTACAAGAAATACATAGTAAAGCGCGCTTCGACCTAACGAAATGGGTATCCAACAGCGAAGAAGTGCTGCGTGAATTGGTACCGGGCCAAGAAACAACACAGATTGTTAATCTTGGAAATATAGAAAACACAGAGAAAGTACTCGGCGTGATATGGAAGCCACACACAGACGAGCTGAGCTTCAACTTAAAACTCGCGCGCCTACCTACTGGCCTGCTCGACAAGGAAACGCCCACCAAGAGAGAGGCGCTCAAGATAGTTATGTCACTGTATGACCCGCTGGGCCTCGCCTCACCTATAACAATCAGGGCGAAACAAATACTGCAAGAAGCCTGGAGGCGGGGAGTCGACTGGGATCAACCTCTCGATGAAGAACTATCAAGCCAGTGGAGGGCGTGGATAAGTCATCTCGAACAGCTGAAGAACGTAAACATACCGCGCTGTTATCCTGGGTACAGCGAGGCTACAGAAATACAAGTACACGTGTTCACCGACGCCAGTGAGAAGGCCTACGCTACAGCGGTGTACTGGAGGTCAACGACCCGTGACAACAACGTGCACGTCAGCCTCGTCATGGCGAAGGCGAAGGTGGCGCCGCTGAAGCTGCTGTCAATACCACGCCTCGAGCTGCAAGCCGCGGTGATGGGTACGCGCGTCGCAGCCGCAGTGATATATGAACACAACGTCAAGCCCGCCTCCGTGACCTACTGGAGTGACAGCAGAACCGTTCTGACATGGATAAGGAAAGGAGCCAGATCGTACAAGCCATTCGTTGCACATCGCTTGGCCGCCATAGAGGAAAATAGCAGAGTCGAAGAGTGGCGCTGGGTGCCTACAAAAAGCAACATAGCCGACGCCGCCACCCGCGACGTCCCGACGCACTTTCATACCGACCACGAGTGGTACTGCGGCCCTAAGTTCCTCTACGACGACCCATCGACATGGCCGACCGAGTCACCAGCTGACAGTCAACCGACAGGCGAGGAAAAAACAGTCACGCTCATACAAGCAGGCGCAACAAACCTCATAGACGTCGTTCCCGACCCCGCTCGATTTTCAAGGTGGGAGCGATTGCTGCGCGCCACAGCCAGAgtactacagtttatatcgTTATGTAGAAAACAACATACAGAAAAAACGTTCTACAAGCGAACaaggaaaaacaaagaaaacgatCCTGATTGGTCGAGAGCGGTGCGAGCGCCCCGCGCGCCCGCCGAAGCTGCGCGCGCCCAAATATACACACGCAAGTTTATTATATTGGACGCGACATACATTCAAAGAGCAGAGAAGCTGTTAGTTCGTGTGGTGCAACAGGAAGCCTTTAAACAAGAAATAGCCAGTCTCGAGAGCAACAAAACAGTCGCAAGTAGTAGCCGGCTGTACCCGCTGCGCATAGAactaaacgacggagttatagTACTGCGAAGCCGCATAGCTGCTGTAGATAAAGTCGCTAAAAGCGTGAAGAGTCCACCTGTGTTAGACGGCGATCACCGTATTACACAGCTATATATAGACTGGACACACCGTAGTCTACAACACAGCGGCACCGAGCTCGTCGTGAATGAGGTCAGACAGCACTACTGGATTGTGCGGCTGCGCCCGACAGTCAAGCAAGTCATCGCGCGCTGCCTGCACTGCCGCATACGTCGCGCGCGCGCGCCGACGCCGGCAACCGGCGACCACCCCAAGACACGCCTAGCTCATCACCGCAGGCCGTTCACATACACTGGGCTTGATTATTTCGGCCCGCTGTCAGTCACCGTCGGTCGTCAGCATCATAAGCGATACGTGGCGCTGTTCACGTGTCTCACAACAAGGGCAGTTCACCTCGAGATCGCGCACAGCCTCAGCGCGGACTCAGCTGTGTTGGCGCTGCGCAGGTTCGCAGCGCGACGCGGCTGTCCCACCGAAATCTACTCCGACAACGGCACCAACATGCACGGTGCTGACCGTGAGCTGCGTGAGGCCTGCCAGGAGGAGGCCAGCCGACGCGGCATCGCCTGGCGCTTCATCACGCCTTCCGCGCCTTTCATGGGAGGCGCCTGGGAGCGCTTAGTGCGGTGCGTTAAGACCGCGCTAGGCGCCACGCTGCACGAGCGCCACCCACGCGAGGAGGTCCTCGCGACGCTGCTCTGCGAGGTCGAGTACGTCGTCAACAGCCGGCCGCTCACCCACGTATCTGTGAGCGGCGACGACGACGAGTCCATCACACCGAACCATTTCCTGCTGGGCGGCTCGGCACGCCTGCCGAGCCCCGGCACGTTCGACGAGCGAGACATCGACAGCAAGAAGCACTGGCGGCGCGCCCAGATACTCGCCGACATGTTCTGGCGCCGCTGGGTGCGCGAGTACCTGCCCGAGCTCCAATACCGGCGGGAGCCGCACGCCCGCGGCCCCGCGCTGCAGCTGGGCGACCCCGTCCTCATCGCCGACGGCAACCTGCCTCGCAACACCTGGCCGCGAGGCCGGGTCGTGGCCGTCTACCCGGGCGCTGATGGTGAAGTTCGGACCGCTGACGTGCGCACCGCAGGTGGCATACTAAAGCGTCCGACGAAGAAACTCGTGCCGCTGCCTAAGTAA